The Astatotilapia calliptera chromosome 17, fAstCal1.2, whole genome shotgun sequence genome has a segment encoding these proteins:
- the LOC113009730 gene encoding protein NLRC3-like translates to MSELKEPGPSDINSQQRRHSAELSRSSCVSLKTNQSKDENPIFSKEPGLSNTNVEEQMSCCTSYQDFKKDLVSTSCGCRQSITLHQSASLEGSSSIQRNYETDSRLLQKLLDKHKANLERRCKCLTEETGSGTLFNRIFTELYITEGQSEEVHTQHEVWQLETVSMNKALHDTPVSCHDIFKALPDQQRCIRVVLTNGIAGIGKTFSVQKFTLDWAEGLENQRVSVVILLSFRELNLIRDDRYSLLDLLHVFHPTLQKVTAEQLTVCKPLFIFDGLDESRLSLDFTKGKLVSDVTQKSSVSELLTNLIKGNLLPSALIWITSRPAAANQIPPICVDRVTEVRGFTDAQKEEYFRRRFSDEEVSSKFISHMKTSRSLHVMCRIPVFCWITATVLEHMLTTEQRGELPKTLTDMYSHFLLVQTKRQHKYHEGYETSPQELTEADSEVLLKLGRLAFENLEKGNIMFYQEDLEQCGLDVTEASVYSGVCTEIFKRDCVIFQKSVYCFVHLSIQEFLAAVYMFHCHTNRKTEVLKHFLGNGEHVYCGDISSLDVFLSRVMQKSLQIKNGHLDLLVRFLYGLSLESNQRLLRGLLGETESTPEIIQRIISNLCKITNENTSPDRCINIFHCLMEMNELTVHQEILEFLKCKNGSEKELSEIHCSALAYMLQMSEVLDEFVLKKYNTSDEGRRRLIPAVRNCRKAQLSGCKLSETHYAIVASALMSNPSHLTELNLNGNNLQGLESKNLFAALESPNCRLETLSLESCSLSAISHVALFSALKSNPYHLKDLDLSYNNNLDDSGLKQLCCFLESPHCRLESLRLELSGLSPKSTVALVSALKSNPSHLKRLDLAFNDLQDLGVKQLYGFLESSNCRLDILRLELCSFSEIGCASLVSALKSNPSHLKHLDLGGNAIQDSGVKQLCGFLEIPLCRLETLILWCCSLSEISCATLVSALRANPSNLKYLDLGVNKLQDSGVKHLCGFLEIPLCRLETLSLRSCNLSVISCAALVSALRSSPSHLRILNLSDNNLQDSDVKQLSKLVRSLHYKLDTPSWE, encoded by the exons ATGAGTGAACTGAAGGAACCTGGACCCTCAGACATAAA cAGTCAGCAACGCAGACACAGTGCAGAGCTTTCAAGatccagctgtgtgtctttGAAGACTAACCAGTCCAAAGATGAAAACCCAATCTTCAGTAAAGAACCTGGACTCTCAAACACAAA TGTGGAGGAGCAGATGTCCTGCTGTACTTCCTATCAGGATTTTAAAAAGGATCTGGTCTCTACCAGCTGTGGATGCAGACAGTCCATCACCTTGCACCAGTCTGCTTCATTAGAAGGCTCTTCAAGCATTCAGAGAAACTATGAAA CAGATAGTCGTCTGCTGCAGAAGTTGTTAGACAAACATAAGGCTAATCTGGAGAGGAGATGTAAATGTTTGACtgaagaaacaggaagtggaacccTATTTAACAGGATCTTcactgagctctacatcacagaagGACAGAGTGAAGAGGTTCATACCCAACATGAGGTGTGGCAGCTGGAGACAGTTTCCATGAACAAGGCCCTCCATGACACTCCAGTCAGCTGTCATGACATTTTTAAAGCCTTGCCTGACCAACAGAGATGCATCAGAGTGGTTCTGACGAATGGCATTGCCGGCATTGGAAAAACTTTCTCAGtgcagaagttcactctggactgggcagAAGGTTTGGAGAACCAACGTGTCAGTGTGGTGattctgctttcattcagggaGCTAAACCTGATCAGAGATGACCGGTACAGTCTTCTGGACCTGCTCCATGTTTTCCATCCAACATTACAGAAGGTCACAGCAGAGCAGCTCACTGTCTGCAAAcctttgttcatctttgatggcctggatgaaagcagactttCATTGGATTTCACTAAAGGGAAGCTTGtgtctgatgtcacacagaagtcatcagtcagtgaactgctgacaaacctcatcaAAGGGAATCTGCTTCCCTCAGCTCTCATCTGGATAACTtcccgacctgcagcagccaatcagatccctccgaTATGTGTTGACAGGGTGACAGAAGTACGAGGCTTCACTGAcgcccagaaggaggagtacttcaggaggagATTCAGTGATGAAGAGGTGTCCAGCAAATTCATTTCCCACATGAAGACATCCAGGAGCCTTCACGTCATGTGTAgaatcccagtcttctgctggatcactgctacagtcctagagcacatgttgactacagagcagagaggagagctgcccaagacACTGACTGACATGTACTCACACTTCTTGCTCGTTCAGACAAAGAGACAGCACAAGTACCATGAGGGATATGAGACGAGTCCACAAGAGCTGACAGAGGCTGACAGTGAAGTTCTTCTGAAGCTGGGGAGGCTGGCCTTTGAAAATCTTGAGAAAGGAAACATAATGTTCTACCAAGAAGACCTGGAGCAGTGTGGTCTGGATGTCACAGaggcctcagtgtactcaggagtttgTACAGAGATCTTCAAACGAGACTGTGTGATATTCCAGAAATCAGTCTATtgctttgttcatctgagtATTCAGGAGTTTTTGGCTGCAGTCTACATGTTTCACTGTCATactaacagaaaaacagaagtgCTGAAGCATTTTCTAGGGAATGGTGAACATGTATATTGTGGTGACATCTCGTCTTTAGATGTCTTTCTGAGCAGAGTCATGCAGAAATCCCTCCAAATTAAAAATGGACACCTGGACCTGTTGGTCCGATTCCTTTATGGTCTCTCTCTGGAGTCCAACCAGAGACTCTTACGAGGTCTGCTAGGCGAGACAGAGAGCACTCCAGAAATTATACAGCGAATCATCAGCAACCTTTGCAAGATAACCAATGAGAATACCTCTCCTGACAGATGCATCAACATCTTCCATTGTCTGATGGAAATGAATGAACTCACGGTACATCAGGAGATCTTGGAGTTTCTGAAGTGCAAAAACGGATCAGAGAAGGAGCTCTCTGAGATCCACTGCTCAGCTCTGGCCTAcatgctgcagatgtcagaggtTTTGGATGAGTTTGTCCTGAAGAAGTATAACACATCGGATGAGGGACGAAGGAGACTGATTCCTGCTGTGAGGAACTGTAGAAAGGCTCA ACTTTCTGGCTGTAAACTGTCAGAGACTCACTATGCAATCGTGGCCTCAGCTCTCAtgtccaacccctcccacctGACAGAGCTGAACCTGAATGGAAACAACCTGCAGGGTTTAGAATCAAAAAACCTTTTTGCTGCTCTGGAGAGTCCAAACTGCagactggagactctgag TTTGGAGAGCTGCAGTTTGTCAGCAATCAGCCATGTTGCTCTATTCTCTGCTCTGAAATCAAACCCCTACCATCTGAAAGAtctggacctgagctacaacaACAACCTGGATGATTCAGGACTGAAAcagctgtgttgttttctgGAAAGTCCACACTGTAGACTGGAGTCTCTGAG ATTGGAGCTCAGCGGTTTGTCACCGAAAAGCACTGTTGCTCTGGTCTCAGCTCTGAAGTCTAACCCCTCCCATTTGAAAAGATTGGACCTGGCCTTTAATGACCTGCAGGATTTAGGCGTGAAACAACTATATGGTTTTCTGGAGAGTTCAAACTGTAGACTGGACATTCTGAG ATTGGAGCTCTGCAGTTTTTCAGAGATTGGCTGTGCTTCTCTGGTTTCTGCTCTTAAATCCAATCCCTCCCACCTGAAACATCTGGACTTGGGTGGAAACGCGAttcaggattcaggagtgaagcagctGTGTGGTTTTCTGGAGATTCCTCTATGTAGATTGGAGACTCTGAT tctgtggtgctgcagtttgtcagagatcagctgtgctaCTCTGGTCTCTGCTTTAAGGGCCAACCCCTCCAATCTGAAATATCTGGACTTGGGTGtaaataagctgcaggattcaggagtgaagcatctctGTGGTTTTTTGGAGATTCCTCTTTGTagactggagactctgag TCTGAGGAGCTGCAATTTGTCAGTGATCAGCTGTGCTGCACTGGTTTCTGCTCTGAGGTCCAGTCCTTCACATCTAAGAATCCTGAACCTGAGTGacaacaacctgcaggattcagaCGTTAAGCAACTCTCTAAACTTGTGAGGAGTCTACACTATAAACTGGATACCCCAAG CTGGGAATGA